One window of Robiginitalea biformata HTCC2501 genomic DNA carries:
- a CDS encoding SIMPL domain-containing protein, which yields MKQTNWIPALIVALGLALAGYFIGETFLKGKKFDRYVSVKGLSEREVPADLAVWPINIVLTGNDLQTLRREIETQNEQVYRFFMDQGFDADEVTRGVVNISDAQANLYNSNAQYNKYRYLAKSELTVRTSDIPKLLKSLDASLGLLSEGILFASKNEWEPIEYIFTGLNEIKPEMIEEATKNAREVADKFARDSDSEVGEIRVARQGLFTISNRDANTPQIKNVRVVSTIDFQLVD from the coding sequence ATGAAACAAACAAATTGGATCCCGGCCCTGATAGTTGCCCTGGGGCTTGCCCTTGCCGGGTATTTTATCGGGGAGACCTTCCTGAAAGGCAAGAAATTCGACCGGTATGTTTCCGTAAAAGGGCTTTCCGAACGGGAAGTCCCGGCCGACCTGGCCGTCTGGCCAATCAACATTGTATTGACAGGGAACGACCTGCAGACGCTCCGGCGGGAGATCGAAACCCAGAATGAACAGGTTTACCGGTTCTTTATGGACCAGGGGTTCGATGCGGATGAGGTGACCCGGGGCGTGGTGAATATCAGCGATGCCCAGGCCAACCTCTACAATTCAAACGCCCAGTACAACAAGTACCGGTACCTGGCCAAATCCGAACTGACCGTCCGGACATCGGATATCCCCAAACTCCTCAAATCCCTGGATGCCTCCCTCGGTTTGTTGTCCGAAGGTATTCTCTTCGCATCCAAGAATGAGTGGGAGCCCATTGAGTATATCTTTACGGGCCTCAACGAAATCAAGCCGGAAATGATAGAGGAAGCCACTAAAAATGCCCGGGAGGTGGCAGATAAGTTTGCGCGGGACTCGGACTCAGAAGTAGGGGAGATCCGGGTGGCCCGCCAGGGCTTGTTCACCATCAGCAACCGGGATGCGAACACCCCTCAGATCAAAAATGTCCGGGTAGTCTCCACCATCGATTTTCAATTGGTAGACTAA
- the gldA gene encoding gliding motility-associated ABC transporter ATP-binding subunit GldA, giving the protein MSIRVTGISKRFGAQLALDDVHFSIGKGEVVGFLGPNGAGKSTLMKILTTYYRADSGTAEVNGLDVARHPEQVQRSLGYLPEHNPLYLDLYVREYLGFCASVYQSSRDRVATVVEQTGLAPEAGKKIGQLSKGYRQRVGLAAALLHDPDVLILDEPTTGLDPNQLLEIRKLIRDISGEKTILLSTHIMKEVEAVCDRVLIINKGRLVADTTLRELRKDEMQVIEVEFDYRVEEVLLQQIPHVDGVRNTGGFVYELRFSTEKDMRPAVFDFAHDNQLKTLQLARKTRNLEALFTELTSGASIAD; this is encoded by the coding sequence ATGTCCATCCGCGTTACCGGTATTTCCAAGCGATTCGGGGCCCAGCTGGCCCTGGACGATGTCCATTTTTCGATTGGCAAAGGGGAAGTGGTGGGGTTTCTCGGGCCGAACGGGGCCGGGAAATCCACCTTGATGAAAATCCTGACCACCTATTACCGGGCGGATTCGGGGACGGCGGAAGTGAACGGGTTGGATGTGGCACGGCATCCGGAACAGGTGCAGCGTAGCCTCGGCTACCTGCCGGAACACAACCCGCTCTACCTGGACCTGTATGTCCGGGAATATCTCGGTTTTTGCGCATCCGTTTACCAATCGTCCCGGGATCGGGTGGCCACTGTGGTGGAGCAGACAGGTCTCGCCCCGGAGGCAGGTAAAAAAATCGGGCAGTTGTCCAAGGGGTACCGCCAGCGCGTGGGCCTCGCCGCAGCCCTGTTGCACGACCCCGATGTCCTGATCCTGGACGAGCCCACGACGGGTTTGGACCCCAACCAGCTCCTGGAAATCCGCAAACTGATCCGGGACATTTCCGGGGAAAAAACCATATTGCTCTCCACGCATATTATGAAAGAAGTGGAAGCCGTATGCGACCGGGTCCTGATTATCAACAAGGGGCGGTTGGTAGCGGATACCACGCTGCGGGAATTGCGCAAGGATGAAATGCAGGTCATCGAGGTGGAGTTCGACTACCGGGTGGAAGAGGTATTGCTCCAGCAGATCCCGCATGTAGACGGGGTGCGCAATACGGGGGGCTTTGTATATGAACTCCGTTTCAGCACGGAGAAGGATATGCGGCCTGCAGTGTTCGACTTTGCCCACGACAACCAACTCAAGACGCTGCAACTCGCCCGGAAGACCCGGAACCTCGAAGCGCTCTTTACGGAACTGACTTCCGGGGCATCAATCGCCGATTAA
- a CDS encoding prephenate dehydratase, whose product MKPRKIAIQGIEGSNHHKVASEYFGQGIELVECMSFTGLVDSLLEGKAEKGVMAIENSIAGSIIPNYNLVCDNGLHIIGEHYLNVHHHLMALPGQRLEDIRVVRSHPMALLQCGDYLKEKPQMTVVEDADTAEPARKIAREQLKGVGAIAPALAAELFGLEILASEIQTINNNATRFIIVKTVNKEWPRDAINKASMRFLTDHKRGSLATVLNVMSDCNLNLTKIQSLPVIDTPWKYSFFVDVTFEAYAQFEKAKSLLAIMTEDFRVLGEYKNARI is encoded by the coding sequence ATGAAACCCAGGAAAATTGCCATACAGGGAATCGAAGGCTCCAACCACCACAAGGTGGCTTCGGAATATTTTGGGCAGGGGATCGAGCTGGTGGAATGCATGTCGTTCACCGGCCTGGTAGACAGCCTGCTTGAGGGAAAGGCGGAGAAAGGCGTAATGGCCATCGAGAATTCCATCGCCGGATCCATCATTCCGAATTACAACCTGGTCTGTGACAACGGCCTGCATATCATCGGGGAACACTACCTGAACGTACACCACCACCTGATGGCGCTTCCCGGGCAGCGCCTGGAGGATATCCGGGTGGTTCGAAGCCATCCGATGGCACTCCTCCAATGCGGGGACTACCTGAAGGAGAAGCCGCAAATGACCGTTGTGGAGGATGCCGATACGGCGGAACCCGCACGGAAGATTGCCCGGGAACAATTAAAAGGTGTCGGCGCCATCGCCCCGGCCCTGGCAGCAGAACTATTCGGCCTGGAGATCCTGGCCTCCGAAATCCAGACCATCAACAACAACGCCACCCGGTTTATCATCGTCAAAACCGTGAACAAGGAATGGCCGCGGGATGCAATTAACAAGGCCTCCATGCGCTTCCTTACCGACCACAAACGGGGAAGCCTGGCCACGGTCCTGAACGTGATGAGCGACTGCAACCTGAACCTGACCAAAATCCAGTCGCTGCCGGTGATCGACACCCCCTGGAAGTACTCCTTCTTTGTGGACGTGACCTTTGAGGCCTATGCGCAGTTCGAAAAGGCAAAGTCCCTCCTGGCGATAATGACCGAGGACTTCCGGGTCCTGGGGGAATACAAAAATGCACGGATATGA
- a CDS encoding SIMPL domain-containing protein — MKKLLFLFAGLLFTAAATGQNKNFLDQPYLETSASADTLVIPDRIYLGILLKESDTRGRTTVEELEQQMSARLKAIGVDTQKQLAVASLSSDFRRYFLRGQEVEKDKSFELVVYDAQMAGRVLFELEKLGIANVSLNRTEYSKLESLQMALKTAAVRKAREQGRMMSEALGQGLGRAIYISDSGYNVYPMLRGKAAGVQMSAMQEADAYQPVDSDFQKTRVEVSVQVKFILE, encoded by the coding sequence ATGAAAAAGCTATTGTTCCTTTTTGCCGGGCTCCTGTTTACGGCCGCGGCCACCGGCCAGAATAAAAATTTCCTGGACCAGCCCTATCTGGAAACTTCCGCCTCCGCAGACACCCTGGTCATCCCGGATCGCATCTACCTGGGGATCCTGCTGAAGGAATCCGATACCCGGGGCCGCACCACTGTAGAGGAGCTCGAACAACAAATGTCGGCCCGCCTGAAAGCCATTGGTGTCGATACTCAAAAGCAACTGGCTGTGGCAAGTCTTTCGAGCGATTTTCGCCGGTACTTCCTCCGCGGGCAGGAAGTGGAAAAAGACAAATCTTTTGAACTGGTCGTATACGATGCGCAAATGGCGGGCCGTGTCCTCTTTGAATTGGAGAAACTCGGTATCGCCAATGTTTCTTTGAATCGCACCGAATACTCCAAACTGGAATCCCTGCAGATGGCACTCAAGACGGCTGCTGTCCGCAAAGCGCGGGAACAGGGGCGGATGATGAGCGAGGCCCTGGGGCAGGGGCTGGGCAGGGCCATCTATATTTCCGATTCCGGATACAATGTCTACCCGATGCTCAGGGGCAAAGCCGCCGGAGTCCAGATGAGCGCCATGCAGGAGGCGGACGCCTACCAGCCCGTCGACTCGGATTTCCAGAAGACCCGGGTGGAGGTGAGCGTCCAGGTGAAGTTTATCCTGGAATAG
- a CDS encoding SOS response-associated peptidase, producing MCYDIRASLETQLKRALRRGDQEAAGEIREKLLPFTDLPLFHASGFSHPRLLIYTDESPEYPSVATWGLIPHWVKDSAQQKQIWNRTLNARGETIFEKPAFRLAAKGNRCLLFIDGFYEHHHHKGSTYPHYIHRRDGEPLILAGLYSDWADPETGEVITSFSIVTTEGNPMMARIHNNPKLAGPRMPLILPDELADKWLEPCQDAADRQALEELIRSYPEEELAAYTVGKLRGKSYPGNVPEITTEVAYPELDT from the coding sequence ATGTGCTACGATATCCGGGCCAGCCTGGAGACCCAGTTAAAACGCGCCCTGAGGCGGGGCGACCAGGAGGCAGCCGGGGAGATTCGGGAAAAATTACTGCCCTTTACCGACCTGCCCCTTTTCCACGCATCCGGGTTCAGCCACCCGCGCCTGCTCATCTATACGGACGAATCCCCGGAATACCCGTCCGTTGCCACCTGGGGGCTAATCCCGCACTGGGTAAAAGATTCCGCCCAGCAAAAACAGATTTGGAACCGTACGCTGAATGCCCGGGGCGAAACGATTTTTGAGAAACCCGCTTTTCGCCTGGCAGCCAAAGGCAATCGTTGCCTGCTATTCATTGACGGGTTTTACGAACACCACCACCACAAAGGCAGCACCTATCCCCATTATATCCACCGCAGGGACGGGGAACCCCTGATCCTGGCCGGCCTCTACAGCGACTGGGCGGATCCGGAGACCGGGGAGGTCATCACCTCCTTTTCCATTGTCACCACCGAGGGCAACCCGATGATGGCCCGAATCCACAACAACCCAAAGCTGGCGGGCCCCAGGATGCCGCTGATCCTGCCGGACGAATTGGCCGATAAGTGGCTGGAGCCCTGCCAGGACGCGGCAGACCGCCAGGCCCTTGAGGAATTGATCCGTTCTTATCCGGAGGAGGAGCTCGCCGCCTACACAGTCGGGAAGTTGCGGGGCAAATCCTACCCGGGGAATGTACCCGAAATAACAACAGAAGTGGCCTACCCCGAATTGGATACCTGA
- a CDS encoding pyridoxal phosphate-dependent aminotransferase, with product MIEEARRLSAVKEYYFSSKLREVRGLMAEGRPVINMGIGSPDLAPSQAVLESLTASVREAGAHQYQSYQGLPELRQTISEFYNRKFGVSLDPDSEILPLMGSKEGIMHISMAFLNPGDKVLIPDPGYPTYAAVTRLVGAEPIHYRLSGESGWFPDLEALSQSDLSGVKIMWASYPHMPTGAKASREQLSELVAFAHRHQILLVNDNPYSFVLAREPISILDIPEASGHVLELNSLSKTFNMAGWRVGMALGDKRLIAAVLKVKSNMDSGMFYGIQKGAIAALKSDPEWFKGLDAIYSRRRAAVHELADLLGCSYDKEAVGMFVWARLPKGSPDAETYIDGLLYNHNIFVAPGTIFGSRGAGYIRFSLCVPEEKIREALGRIQTAVTKKEV from the coding sequence ATGATTGAAGAAGCCCGCCGCCTCTCGGCGGTCAAGGAATATTATTTTTCGAGCAAGCTCCGCGAGGTGCGGGGCCTGATGGCCGAAGGCCGCCCGGTGATCAATATGGGCATCGGCAGCCCGGATCTGGCACCTTCCCAGGCCGTCCTGGAATCCCTCACGGCCTCGGTGCGCGAAGCGGGGGCCCACCAGTACCAAAGTTACCAGGGGTTGCCGGAACTCCGGCAGACCATATCCGAATTTTACAACCGGAAGTTCGGCGTTTCCCTGGACCCGGATTCGGAGATCCTCCCGTTGATGGGATCCAAGGAAGGGATCATGCATATCAGCATGGCCTTCCTGAACCCCGGGGACAAGGTGCTGATCCCGGATCCGGGATATCCCACCTACGCGGCAGTGACCCGCCTGGTAGGAGCCGAACCCATCCATTATCGGCTATCCGGGGAATCCGGTTGGTTCCCGGACCTCGAGGCCCTTTCACAGTCGGACCTCAGCGGGGTAAAGATTATGTGGGCGAGCTATCCGCACATGCCCACGGGGGCGAAGGCTTCCCGGGAGCAGTTATCGGAACTGGTGGCCTTTGCCCACAGGCACCAGATCTTGCTGGTCAACGACAATCCGTATAGTTTTGTGCTCGCCCGGGAACCTATCAGCATCCTGGATATCCCGGAGGCCTCCGGCCACGTCCTGGAACTCAACTCCCTGAGCAAGACATTCAATATGGCAGGATGGCGCGTGGGCATGGCGCTGGGAGACAAACGCCTGATCGCTGCGGTGCTGAAGGTAAAAAGCAATATGGACTCCGGGATGTTCTACGGGATACAGAAGGGGGCCATTGCCGCCCTGAAAAGCGACCCGGAATGGTTTAAGGGCCTCGACGCCATCTACAGCCGCCGCCGCGCTGCCGTGCATGAACTCGCCGACCTGCTGGGCTGCAGCTACGACAAAGAAGCGGTGGGGATGTTTGTCTGGGCCCGTCTGCCGAAAGGCAGCCCGGACGCGGAGACATATATTGACGGGCTCCTGTACAACCACAATATCTTTGTAGCCCCCGGGACAATCTTCGGGAGTCGCGGGGCCGGTTATATCCGTTTCTCCCTGTGCGTGCCCGAAGAGAAAATCCGGGAAGCCCTCGGGCGGATTCAAACGGCGGTAACCAAAAAGGAAGTGTAA
- a CDS encoding serine hydrolase domain-containing protein codes for MMGNFWRQIREVFSSAASRSEPSGPEWVNGAAGLLGDLAEGGRVPGLAMRIQHRGQWVHEAAFGYADLEGGVPATPQTLFRIASVSKPITATALARMAGEGLLRLDDPLARYVPEYPDHGILLHQLAAHTAGLRGYRGKEYALNRPYSIEASLEVFRDDPLEFAPGTGFLYNSFDFVLLSLAMERAAGMPFDALVRELVLQPLGMEHTQAEQPEQLPDGLAKPYTRRAGGFRRAVPVDNRYKLAGGGYLSTVGDVCRLGQAYLDGSAVNPDLAAEFLTSRETPQGPTWYGLGWQVGRDASGRRYYGHVGNAVGGYSNFFVYPDAEVVLAVLMNCTDPGVQPVLDTAIDAALSGLESAGRDKGG; via the coding sequence GCGACCTGGCGGAAGGTGGACGGGTTCCCGGCCTGGCAATGCGTATCCAGCACCGGGGGCAATGGGTGCACGAAGCCGCCTTCGGGTATGCAGACCTGGAAGGAGGGGTTCCGGCCACGCCCCAAACGCTATTCCGTATCGCCAGCGTATCCAAACCGATTACGGCCACGGCGTTGGCGCGGATGGCGGGGGAAGGCCTGCTCCGACTGGACGACCCGCTGGCGCGCTATGTGCCCGAATATCCCGACCACGGCATCCTGCTCCACCAACTCGCCGCGCATACGGCCGGGCTTCGGGGGTACCGGGGAAAGGAGTACGCCCTGAACAGGCCCTATTCCATTGAGGCAAGCCTGGAAGTATTCCGGGACGACCCCCTGGAATTTGCCCCGGGAACCGGATTTCTCTATAACAGCTTTGATTTTGTATTGCTCTCCCTGGCGATGGAACGGGCCGCGGGCATGCCGTTTGACGCATTGGTACGGGAACTCGTGTTGCAACCCCTTGGGATGGAACATACGCAGGCCGAGCAGCCCGAACAGCTGCCCGACGGCCTGGCCAAGCCCTATACGCGAAGGGCCGGGGGCTTCCGAAGGGCCGTGCCAGTGGACAACCGGTACAAACTCGCAGGGGGCGGTTACCTGTCAACGGTTGGGGATGTGTGCAGGCTCGGCCAGGCCTATCTGGATGGTTCTGCCGTGAATCCGGATCTGGCCGCGGAATTCCTGACATCGCGGGAAACGCCCCAGGGCCCCACCTGGTACGGGTTGGGCTGGCAGGTCGGCCGGGATGCCTCCGGCCGCCGGTACTATGGTCATGTGGGCAATGCAGTGGGGGGATACAGCAATTTTTTCGTCTATCCGGATGCGGAAGTTGTGCTGGCTGTGCTGATGAATTGTACGGATCCGGGTGTTCAGCCCGTACTCGACACGGCCATCGATGCCGCCTTGTCCGGGCTGGAAAGTGCCGGGCGGGACAAAGGGGGTTGA